The Humulus lupulus chromosome 4, drHumLupu1.1, whole genome shotgun sequence genome has a window encoding:
- the LOC133833011 gene encoding uncharacterized protein LOC133833011 produces MFNLRQKKKKNQKKGLMLISVTFIGSSGPMKLLVDEDEPVDSVIRTALKSYAQQQRLPVLGTNVNDFVLYCQDFDSLGPHDKVGSKGRRNFVLYEKPSSSLQQEPAGKKSSTSVTGHGRLQIWKAWMQRKEHTTSNNGVVC; encoded by the coding sequence ATGTTTAATCTAaggcagaagaagaagaagaatcagAAGAAAGGGCTGATGTTGATCAGCGTCACCTTCATCGGCAGCTCTGGGCCGATGAAACTGTTGGTCGATGAGGACGAGCCTGTCGATTCGGTCATCCGCACCGCCTTGAAATCTTACGCTCAACAGCAACGACTACCTGTTCTCGGAACTAATGTCAACGATTTCGTCCTGTATTGCCAAGATTTCGATTCTCTGGGCCCTCACGATAAAGTTGGATCCAAAGGAAGGCGTAATTTTGTGCTGTACGAGAAGCCGTCGTCATCGCTGCAGCAGGAGCCTGCTGGGAAGAAGAGTAGTACTAGTGTTACCGGCCATGGAAGACTACAGATTTGGAAGGCGTGGATGCAAAGAAAAGAGCACACCACGTCAAATAATGGTGTCGTTTGttag